A section of the Ornithinimicrobium sufpigmenti genome encodes:
- a CDS encoding ATP-grasp domain-containing protein, translated as MTTTPTIYALHENPEWFPPFAKAFEAEGVHVEEWLLTDGVLDLDEAPPEGVFWSRISASAHTRDHHLSKDYTRAVLSWLEAHGRRTVNGRRVLELEMSKVDQLTRLRTAGIETPRTVAAIGRQNVVEAARAIPAPFVTKHNQGGKGLGVRRFDSHDELAEYVASEEFEEPQDGITLIQEFIVAASPRITRVEIVGGEFLYAIDADTARGGFQLCPADACEIDPTTGQPIMPPGATLAPEIGQQLFSLREGFDDPIIDKYLAFAKANGIEVCGIEFIETQDGRLLTYDVNTNTNYNSAVEEVAPRSAPRELARYLRSIAEGLSA; from the coding sequence ATGACCACCACACCCACGATCTACGCCCTGCACGAGAACCCTGAGTGGTTCCCGCCCTTCGCCAAGGCCTTCGAGGCCGAGGGCGTCCACGTCGAGGAGTGGCTGCTCACCGACGGCGTGCTCGACCTCGACGAGGCCCCGCCGGAGGGCGTCTTCTGGTCGCGGATCAGCGCCTCGGCGCACACCCGTGACCACCACCTGTCCAAGGACTACACCCGCGCGGTCCTGTCCTGGCTGGAGGCCCACGGCCGCCGCACGGTCAACGGCCGGCGGGTGCTGGAGCTGGAGATGAGCAAGGTCGACCAGCTCACCCGGCTGCGGACGGCCGGGATCGAGACCCCTCGCACCGTCGCCGCGATCGGCCGGCAGAACGTGGTCGAGGCGGCCCGCGCCATACCCGCCCCGTTCGTCACCAAGCACAACCAGGGCGGCAAGGGTCTGGGCGTGCGCCGCTTCGACAGCCACGACGAGCTGGCCGAGTATGTCGCTTCCGAGGAGTTCGAGGAGCCCCAGGACGGCATCACGCTGATCCAGGAGTTCATCGTGGCCGCGAGCCCGAGGATCACCAGGGTCGAGATCGTCGGTGGCGAGTTCCTCTACGCCATCGACGCGGACACCGCCCGCGGCGGCTTCCAGCTGTGCCCGGCCGACGCGTGCGAGATCGACCCCACGACCGGCCAGCCGATCATGCCGCCCGGCGCGACCCTGGCACCCGAGATCGGGCAGCAGCTGTTCTCGCTGCGCGAGGGCTTCGACGACCCGATCATCGACAAGTACCTCGCCTTCGCGAAGGCCAACGGCATCGAGGTCTGCGGCATCGAGTTCATCGAGACGCAGGACGGCCGGCTGCTGACCTACGACGTCAACACCAACACCAACTACAA